CCACGCGCCCGGTTCTCACACACAACAACCGACGTTTATCCCCGCGCCATGGCCGACGGGCAGCGCGTTATTGCCCACGTGGCAGGGCCGGATGAAGACTGGTATGAGTTCAGCACGCTGGAGCGATACCTTGACCTGTCCTGTCACCTGGCAGGCCATCCGCAGGCGGTCATTCGCGGCCAGAATTGCCAGGTGGCGGCTGATGCCCGTCTGGCGCGCACCATTCTCTGGAACCACGTCACCATCGGCGCTAAGGTGGAGTTGCACGAGGTCATCGTCGGAGACGGTGTGACCATCCCGGAAGCAACGACACTGTCGCGGGCCGCTGTCGTGCGGGCCGATCTGCTGGAAGTGTCGGAACGGGCGCGCGCCATTGCCGAGGGCAGAGGAAGGCAGGTTGGGGAAAACTTCATTGTCCATTTTTGATGTTCGTCCAGGTTCTGAGGATCCCAGATTCTGATGGTCAACGTGAGCCGGGTTTTCACCGGCGTCCGTGGCCAGGTTCGATGTGTGCGGTGAATGCGTCATGAGACGCCGTGAGTTTCTTCAGCATCTTGCGCTCAGTTGCGGTGGGGTCTTGTGTCCGGTCGGGACTGGTGTGGCGGGACCTGTACTGCACCGTTTGGAAGGGTGGGTTGACGCGCCGGAAACGCTGGACCGGGACATTCCGCGCGTTCCCCGTGAGTTCCGGGGCGTCTGGGTGGCCACGGTCGAAAACATAGACTTTCCTTCGTCGCGCCGCCTCACCCCGGAGGAGCAGCAGTCCGAGTTGCGCGCCATCTTCGACCTGGCTCAGGCGCTTGGTTTCAATGCCGTGATTTTTCAGGTGCGGCCCATGTGTGATGCGCTCTATGCGAGTCCCTATGAGCCGTGGTCGGAATATCTCTGCGGGGTGATGGGGCGACCGCCAGTGCCGTTTTACGATCCGCTGGCCTACGCCATCGAGCTGGCTCACGCACGCGGACTGGAACTGCATGCCTGGTTCAATCCGTTTCGGGCGCTGCACCGGGCGCGACAGGGGGGCGTGGACCCGCAGCACATTGCCCGGCGGCGTCCCGACCTGGCCAAGCCCTACGGGCGCTATCACTGGCTTGATCCCGGCGAGCCGGAAGCCCGCGCCCATTCCTGCCGGGTCATTCTGGATGTCGTTGAACGTTACGACATTGATGCCGTTCACTTCGACGACTACTTCTACCCGTACAAGGAACGGCTGGTATCCGGCTACCTTATTCCTTTTCCCGATGATGACAGTTGGGCGCGCTACGGCCAGGGCAAGACCTGGCGCGCGCGGGACGACTGGCGGCGGCATAACATCAACCAATTCCTCGGCGAGGTTGCCGCCGGGATTCGTCGCCTCAAGCCCCACGTCAAGTTCGGCATCAGTCCCTTTGGCATCTGGCAGCCCGACCATCCGCCCGGCATTCAGGGACTGAACTCCTACGTGGAGTTGTGTTCTGACTCCCGCCGGTGGTTGACCGACGGACTGGTGGATTATCTCGCGCCCCAGCTTTACTGGCCCATTGAGCGTGAGCGGCAGAGTTATCTCCGGTTGCTTGAATGGTGGCTGGCGCAAAATCGCCAGCGCCGGCACGTGTGGCCTGGCAGCGCCGCGTTCAAGGTGGCTGATGGCACGCCGCGCGCTGTTCCGGCGCAGGAAATTACGGCCCAAGTCCGGCTTTCCCGGCGGCTCAATCGGCAGGGCGGCAACATTCACTTCAGCTTTCGGGTGTTCCGGCACAATCGCGGCGGACTGTCAAATTTGCTCCAGCAGGAAGTGTATTCCGTCCCGGCGCTCGTCCCAGCTTCGCCGTGGCTCAATGCCGCCGTTCTGCCGGCGCCGCACCTGGAAGTTGGAATGGCTCCAAGGCGTGGCCGTCCGGTGGCCGTCTGGCAGACTGGTGACGGCTTATCGGTGGCCCGCTGGTGCATTGCCATCCAGACCGGTGAAACCTGGGAGTTGCAGATTCAACCCGCCACACAGCGCCAAGTGGCCTTGCCGGAGTCTGCGCGCGCTGTTGCCGTCTGGCCGGTGAGCCGCAGTGGAGTCGAAGGTCGCCGGGCAACTCTGTGGCGCGCATAGCCGGGTGGTGGATTGCTACACTGAATTTTTGAAATCCCTGCCCGGAATCATCCAAAAAAATGAAGGCGTCTGGAACCTGTGCGGCTGATGTGTTGCATTCCTGCACGGGGTTCTGGTTCTTTGTCGGTTTTCTGCCCGGTCAGGTGGGAATCTGACCTGACAGACCGGCGCTGTAAACAATCTGTAAATTCCGGTACGTTATTTGCCTTACTATGGTGGTGCCCTTCTGGGCAACTTTGCAAGTGAGGAGTCAACGAAGTCTATGGATAGGCCTCGTTACATGAAGAACATCCGGCAACTTCTGGTCGCCGCGCTTTTCGTCCTGACCGGCTGGCTGGCAACACCCAGCCTGGGGCAGGTGACGAATGGGAACATCCGTGGGATTGTTCAGGATGCAACCGGCGCGGTGGTCGCTGGTGCCAAAGTCACCCTGACGGACAAACAAACCAACAAGGTGACCACGGGACAATCAAATGACAGCGGCGAGTTTTTGTTCGTCAACCTGCCGCCCGGACTCTACGAAGTTAAAATCGAAGCGACAAACTTCACAACTTTGCTCCTGACAGGCGTGCGCGTTGAACTCAACCGTACGACTGACGTCCTCGCCAAGCTGGAAGCTGGCGGCACCACGGATGTCGTTGAAATCACCGCGACGAGCGTGGGGCTGGTGCAGACGAGTTCCAACGATCTGGCACGTTCCTATGAATCCCGCCAGGTTGTCGAGCTTGGGCAAACCACTGTCGCGGGAGGCGTCTATAACCTGGCGCTGACCTCGGCCGGGGTATCCAGCAGCGGCGGTTTGGGGGTTGGCACCGGCGGTTCCGTCGGCGGGCAGCGCCCCCGGAACAACAACTTCACGGTGGACGGCATTGACAACAACGACAAGTCGGTGACGGGTCCGCAGATTTACATTTCCCCCGAAGCCGTTGCCGAATTCACGCTGCTGACCAATCAGTTTGGCGCTGAGTTTGGCCGGTCGAACGGCGGGCAGTTCATCACCGTCACGAAATCCGGCACGAATGCCTTTCACGGGACGGCCTATTTCTTCCTCCAGAACCGCAACCTCAATGCGCTGGGCGTCCGGGAGAAGGAACAGGGCATCACCCGTGACACCCAGCCGCGCTTTGACTACTCCCGCTATGGCGGGAATGTCGGCGGCCCGATTGTCAAGGACCGGCTGTTTTTCTTCACCCAGTATGAAGGCCAGCAAACGGGTTCATCGGCGACGGCCGGTGGCATCATTGCACCGACCCAGGCCGGCTACGCCCTGCTTGGCAGCATTCCCGGTCTCTCGGCGACCAATCTCAACATCCTGCGCACCTATCTGCCCGCCGCACCCGTGCCCGACCCCAGCCTCGCCGGGACACTGGTTGTAGCCGGGCAGAACATTCCCGTCGGATTTGTGGCCATTGAGCGTCCGGCCTTCAGCAACCAGCGCAACTTCGTGTTCAATCTGGACTTTGTTCAGAGCGAACGGATGACGCACCGGACGCGCTTCATCTTTGACCGCATTCGCGCCATTGACACCGGAGCGGGCCTGCCGGCCTTTTTCACGTCCATTCCGGTAGATGGGCGGTTGTTTTCGTACACCAACGTCTTTGCCATCCAGCCCAACCTGACCAACGAGTTTCGTTTCTCGTTCCGGCGGTCACGGAATGATGTTCCCGTGCCGGATATTCCTTATCCGGGGTTGGATAGTTTTCCCAACATCGAACTCAACGATCTGGGCGTCAACATCGGCCCCAACGGCGTTGCTCCGCAGTTCGGGATTGAAAACAACTACCAGCTCATCGAGAACCTGACTTGGACGGTGGGCAACCACACGCTCAAGTTTGGCATTGACACCCGGCGGCTGATTGCGCCGCAGTCGTTCGTCCAGCGGCAGCGGGGCGATTACTTCTACCTGGCAACGGAGTCCTTCCTGCGCGACCTCAGCCCGGAGTTTGGTGAGCGCACGGTTGGGGTTTCGCCCTACTACGGCAACCAGTGGCTGTTTTTTGGGTTTGCGCAGGACAGTTGGCGGATTCGGCCGGAGCTGACCTTCAACTACGGCTTCCGGTATTCCTACCAGCAGGTGCCGTTTACGGCCCGTTTGCAGCGGCTCAACAGCGCCGCTTCCGTGCCGGGCCTGATTTCGTTCAACTCGCCCGCCGAGCAGACGACCAACTTTGCGCCGGTCATCGGACTGGCTTACGCGCCTAACTTTTCGTCGGGACTGATGAACCGCATCTTCGGGAATCCCGGAGCCAGCTCCATCCGCGCCGGATTTTCGATGGGCTACGACATCATCTTCGACAACCTCTACATCTTGTCGCTGCCGCCCCAGTTCAACCAGACCCGTAACGTGGAAGACCCCGGTGTGCCGGGCTTTCTGGCCGGTGGTGGCCTGCCGCCGACACCGGCACCCGTCACAGGAACCCCGGCGCAGTTGCGCGCCATCACCTCGTCGTGGATTCCTGACCAGAAAGTGCCCTACTCCATTACCTGGACGCTGGGCATTCAGCGCCAGTTCCTCAAGGACTGGGCGGCCGAAGTCCGCTATGTCGGAACCCGTGGCGTCCACCTGCTGACGCAGAACCGCATCAACCGGCAACCACGGGTGACACCGCAGAACTCGCTGCCGACGTTCCTGAGCAACCCGACGCCAGCGCAGTTGGCCGGATTGCCGACATTATCCCAAGTGATTGCGGCCCGGTCGAACTTCGTCCCGGCGTTTGCCGCGGCCGGTTTCAATGCTGGCAACCTGGTGGCGTTTCTCTCCAACGGCAACTCGACCTACCATGGCTTGCAGTTGCAGGTGCAGAAGCGGCTGACGCAAAACTACAGCGTGAACCTGGCCTACACCTTCAGCAAGCTCATTGACGACACGACGGCGGAACTGTTCAGCACCGTGTTGTCCTCGCGCCGGGTACAGGATTTCCAGAACCTGCGGGCGGAGCGGTCGCTGTCCCTGCTCGACAGCACGCATCGGTTGGCGATTACGGCTAACTACGATCTGCCGTTTTTCCTCAACAGCCCGAACCCGTGGCTGCGGTCCCTGCTGGGGGGCTTCAGCATCTCTGGTACGTACAGCTATGAGACCGGCAAGCCCTTCACGGCCCGCAGCGGTGTGGATTCCAACCTCAACGGCGACAACGCCGGCGACCGTACCATCCTCAACCCGAACGGGCAGCGGGGCACTGGAAGCGGTGTGCGCGCTGTCAATGCGGCTGGAAACACCGTGCCAGTGGGCAGTGCGACGGCGGTGGCTTACGTGGCGCTCAATCCCAACGCGCAGTACATCGTCGCCGGCCCCGGCGCGCTGGCCACGGCTGGACGCAACACCCTGCGGACGCCGGCCATCAACAACTTTGACATCTTCGTGCGCAAGAACTTTCGGATTACGGAAGGCATCCGGGCGCAGTTCCGGGCTGACTTCTTCAATGCCTTCAACCATCCGCAATTTGTGCCGGGGTCAGTCAATGGCGTCAATCCGGTGAGCACGACGGGCACGGCTGTCAATCGGTTCACGATTGCTTCGGACAGCTTCTTCAACCGTCCGCGGGCGACATTTGGAAGCAACCCGCGTGTCATCCAGCTTGCACTGCGGATTGACTTCTGATCGGCGGCCAAGCGTCTGGCGGTCGAACGGCGACGGTCGTTTGACCGCCACACGTCTGGCGCTGGTCTCCATTTTTCCTGAAGGAATGATGCGTATGAAAAAGCAACTGTGGTTTGTTCTGCTGTTTGGCCTGTTTGTATGTGGCCACACGGCCTTTGCCCAGGATGTTCCCCAGGGCGAATTTTTTGCCGGTTTTACCTACACGCGCCTCAATGACCTCACTCCCCGTGGCCCCAGCCAGGATGCCTTTGGCTTCAATCTGCAGGGGGTGTACAACGTCAATCGCGTGCTGGGCATTGTCGGCGACTTTGGGGCGCACTATGACAACGCGACCAACCTGTACACCTTCATGGCCGGCCCACGGGTGAGCCTGCGGAGCGACCGGGTGACGCCTTTTGCCCATGTGCTGTTGGGCGGCGCGCGGGCCAGCCGGGTGCCGGTGTCCAATACGACGCCCCTGCGTTTTGACGGCGATGGCGGTTTTGCCATGGCGATGGGCGGGGGCCTCGACGTGAAGGTTTCGGATTCGGTTTCCCTGCGCGCCATTCAGGGGGAATACATGTTTACGAAAATCGGTGGCTCCGGCAGCGTTCTGCGCGACACCCAGAGTCACCTGCGCCTGAGCTTTGGCGTCAACTTCACGTTCGGCAAAAAGTAAGCTTCGGCAGAAAGTAAGCGCCATCGTCGGGTGACGCACACTTTTGTTACACCGGGAGCTTTCGGCTCCCGGTTTTTTGTTCCCGGAAAGAAATTCAGTGGCCGCCTGAAGGCAGAACGTGGATCACTAGGCAGCACTGGCGGGACATGTCATGGTTTACACCATTGCCTGCGGCTTGCAGCCGGAAAGTGCCTGCGGCTTGCAGCCGGAAAGGCAGGATTCCCAATCTCACGAGGACAAGACACGATGTTCAAGCGACAGGCGTTGCGACGCTCCCTGGTGGCCGGCACGGCAATGTTGCTCTGGACGGCCCCGCTGCCGCTTTTTGCCCAGAACTTCTCCAAAGATATGAAGGCTTCCGCATCGTCACCCATCGTCTATCCGCCCTCGAAGAAGGTCGAGCAGGTGGATGACTACCACGGCATCAACGTCGCTGACCCCTACCGCTGGCTGGAGGACGCCGACTCACCGGAGACCAAAGCCTGGGTCGAAGCCCAGAACAAAGTCACCTTTGGTTTTCTGGAGTCCATTCCCGAACGGGCGCGGCTCCGGGAGCGCCTGACCCAGCTCTGGAACTACGAAAAGTTCGGGGTGCCGTTCCGCGAGGGCGACCGCTATTTCTTCACGCGCAACGATGGGCTGCAAAACCAGAGTGTGTTGTACGTCGGCAGGACGCCGGACGACCCACAGGCGCGCGTGCTGCTCGACCCGAACACCCTGTCATCCGACGGGACGGTGGCGCTGACCGGCTATGCCGTCAGCGATGACGGCCAACTGCTCGCCTACGGTCTGGCCACAGCCGGCTCCGACTGGAACGAGTGGCGGGTACGGAATGTCGAAACCGGCGAAGACCTGCCCGACCGTCTCCAGTGGGTCAAGTTCTCCGGCGCGTCGTGGACGAAAGACGGCAAGGGCTTTTTTTACAGCCGCTATGACGAGCCGAAGGAAGGGAATCTGCTGCAATCCACGAACTACTACCAGAAACTCTACTACCACCGCGTGGGCACGCCGCAGTCGGCGGATGAACTCGTTTACGAGCGCCGCGACCACAAGGAATGGGGTTTTGGCGGCTATGTCACCGATGACGGGCGGTATCTGGGCATTGTCGTCACCATGGGGACGAGTCCCAGAAACCTGTTTTTCTACAAGGATTTGACCAACCCGGAAGCGAAGGTGGTCGAGTTGATTCCCGACTTCATCGCCGACTTCACGCCTGTCGGCAACGATGGAACGACCTTTTATTTCCGCACCGACTGGGAAGCGCCACGTGGCCGTCTCATCGCCATTGACGCCACCCGCCCCGAACGGACGAACTGGCGGGAGATCATTCCCCAGAGCCGGGACACGCTGGAAGCCGTCCGGTGGGTCGGCGGACGGTTCGTTGCCCTGTATCTTTCGGACGCCAAAACCCAGGTCAGGATGTTTGACCGCGAAGGGAAACCCGGCCCGGACATCGCCCTGCCCGGCATCGGCACGGCCGCCGGTTTTGGCGGCAAGCCGGAAGCCACCGAGACGTTCTATGCCTTTACGAGCTTCACCCAGCCGACAAGCATCTATCGCTACGACTTCACCACCGGAAAAAGCACGCTTCTGCGGCAGCCCAAAGTGGCTTTCGATCCGGGCGCGTATGTCACCCAGCAGGTGTTTTACCGGAGCAAGGACGGCACGCGCATCCCGATGTTCATCGTCCACCGCAAGGGTCTCAGGCGGGACGGAAAGAACCCCACCCTGCTGTATGGCTATGGTGGGTTCAACATTTCGCTCACACCGTCATTCTCACCGGCCCGGATTGCCTGGCTGGAAATGGGTGGCGTGCTGGCGATTCCCAACCTGCGCGGGGGTGGCGAGTATGGCGAGGAATGGCATCAGGCCGGCACCAAGCTCAAGAAACAGAACGTGTTTGATGATTTCATCGCGGCCGCCGAGTGGCTGATTCGGGAGAAGTACACCCAGCCGGCGCGGCTGGCGATTCAGGGCGGCAGCAACGGGGGGCTGCTCGTGGGGGCCTGCATGACGCAGCGCCCGGAACTGTTTGGCGCGGCGCTGCCGGCGGTCGGTGTTCTGGACATGCTGCGCTTCAACAAGTTCACGATTGGCTGGGCGTGGGAGTCCGACTACGGCTCACCCCAGAACCCGGAAGAGTTCAGGGCGCTGTATGCCTACTCTCCGCTCCATAATCTGAAGCCCGGAACGCGCTACCCGGCCACGCTCATCACCACAGCGGATCACGATGACCGCGTTGTGCCGGCGCACAGCTTCAAGTTTGCGGCGGCGCTTCAGGCCGCGCACAAAGGCGACGCGCCGGTACTCATTCGGATTGAAACCAAGGCCGGACATGGCGCCGGCAAGCCCACGTCCAAGCTCATCGAGGAAACGGCCGATGTGTGGGCGTTTCTCGTCAGGACGTTTCAGATGACGGTGAAGTAGGCAGGTCAGCTACCGGGCCGGCCCCGTATGGCGTTGGCTGGTTCTGGCTTCCAGCTTCACACGGGGCCGGCTTCATCTTCGCTGGCGGCCTCGGCGGGAAGTTTTGGCGCTTCCGGCTGGGCGTCCATCGGCAGCGGGCGTCCGTCACCCAGGGCGCGGATGGCTTCAATGACGCGGTTGGAAATTGCACGGTAGAAGTCAATCCGCGCCCGTTCGTCTTCCGGCAGCGGTTGATCAAGCAGGTCGCTCAAGTCGAGCGGCTTGCCAATGATGATACGCACTGTACGAAAGAAGCTGGGGATGAGCTTGCCGACGCCAAGCACTTCATCGGTGCCCATCAGACGTACCGGAATAACCGTGGGGCGCGCGTCGTAGATGAGTTTGCCGACGCCGACGCGGCCGCGGCCGATTTCGCCCGTCCGTGACCGCGTGCCTTCCGGGAACACGATGACGATATTCTGCCGGAGCATCTCCACCCACTGATCAACCTGTTCGAGACCGCCGACACCCTGCCGGTCAACCGGGAAGGTACGCAGGTTTTTGAAGAAGTATTCGCCCAGCACCCGCAGAACGCGGTCCTTGAAGCGCCGGGAGGACGGATCGCCAAAAAAGTTCTTGCGGTCGGCGAGATTGATGGGGATGTATTCCGGGCGAAACAGCATGCGCGGGATGTACAGCCCGACGCCCAGAGCGAAGTTGTCCAGGATGGAGGAATGGTTGGGGCAGTAGAGGACGTTTTCGTGTGATTCCGGGATGTTTTCAAGCCCCTCCACCTTCATCCGGTTGAGCAGGCGAAACAGCAGGAAGCTGCCAATCGTGGCAATGCCCAGCGCGATGCCGACGCCAGCGCTCGCCTT
This window of the Chloracidobacterium sp. N genome carries:
- a CDS encoding outer membrane beta-barrel protein, giving the protein MKKQLWFVLLFGLFVCGHTAFAQDVPQGEFFAGFTYTRLNDLTPRGPSQDAFGFNLQGVYNVNRVLGIVGDFGAHYDNATNLYTFMAGPRVSLRSDRVTPFAHVLLGGARASRVPVSNTTPLRFDGDGGFAMAMGGGLDVKVSDSVSLRAIQGEYMFTKIGGSGSVLRDTQSHLRLSFGVNFTFGKK
- a CDS encoding TonB-dependent receptor, whose amino-acid sequence is MDRPRYMKNIRQLLVAALFVLTGWLATPSLGQVTNGNIRGIVQDATGAVVAGAKVTLTDKQTNKVTTGQSNDSGEFLFVNLPPGLYEVKIEATNFTTLLLTGVRVELNRTTDVLAKLEAGGTTDVVEITATSVGLVQTSSNDLARSYESRQVVELGQTTVAGGVYNLALTSAGVSSSGGLGVGTGGSVGGQRPRNNNFTVDGIDNNDKSVTGPQIYISPEAVAEFTLLTNQFGAEFGRSNGGQFITVTKSGTNAFHGTAYFFLQNRNLNALGVREKEQGITRDTQPRFDYSRYGGNVGGPIVKDRLFFFTQYEGQQTGSSATAGGIIAPTQAGYALLGSIPGLSATNLNILRTYLPAAPVPDPSLAGTLVVAGQNIPVGFVAIERPAFSNQRNFVFNLDFVQSERMTHRTRFIFDRIRAIDTGAGLPAFFTSIPVDGRLFSYTNVFAIQPNLTNEFRFSFRRSRNDVPVPDIPYPGLDSFPNIELNDLGVNIGPNGVAPQFGIENNYQLIENLTWTVGNHTLKFGIDTRRLIAPQSFVQRQRGDYFYLATESFLRDLSPEFGERTVGVSPYYGNQWLFFGFAQDSWRIRPELTFNYGFRYSYQQVPFTARLQRLNSAASVPGLISFNSPAEQTTNFAPVIGLAYAPNFSSGLMNRIFGNPGASSIRAGFSMGYDIIFDNLYILSLPPQFNQTRNVEDPGVPGFLAGGGLPPTPAPVTGTPAQLRAITSSWIPDQKVPYSITWTLGIQRQFLKDWAAEVRYVGTRGVHLLTQNRINRQPRVTPQNSLPTFLSNPTPAQLAGLPTLSQVIAARSNFVPAFAAAGFNAGNLVAFLSNGNSTYHGLQLQVQKRLTQNYSVNLAYTFSKLIDDTTAELFSTVLSSRRVQDFQNLRAERSLSLLDSTHRLAITANYDLPFFLNSPNPWLRSLLGGFSISGTYSYETGKPFTARSGVDSNLNGDNAGDRTILNPNGQRGTGSGVRAVNAAGNTVPVGSATAVAYVALNPNAQYIVAGPGALATAGRNTLRTPAINNFDIFVRKNFRITEGIRAQFRADFFNAFNHPQFVPGSVNGVNPVSTTGTAVNRFTIASDSFFNRPRATFGSNPRVIQLALRIDF
- a CDS encoding glycoside hydrolase family 10 protein, which produces MEGWVDAPETLDRDIPRVPREFRGVWVATVENIDFPSSRRLTPEEQQSELRAIFDLAQALGFNAVIFQVRPMCDALYASPYEPWSEYLCGVMGRPPVPFYDPLAYAIELAHARGLELHAWFNPFRALHRARQGGVDPQHIARRRPDLAKPYGRYHWLDPGEPEARAHSCRVILDVVERYDIDAVHFDDYFYPYKERLVSGYLIPFPDDDSWARYGQGKTWRARDDWRRHNINQFLGEVAAGIRRLKPHVKFGISPFGIWQPDHPPGIQGLNSYVELCSDSRRWLTDGLVDYLAPQLYWPIERERQSYLRLLEWWLAQNRQRRHVWPGSAAFKVADGTPRAVPAQEITAQVRLSRRLNRQGGNIHFSFRVFRHNRGGLSNLLQQEVYSVPALVPASPWLNAAVLPAPHLEVGMAPRRGRPVAVWQTGDGLSVARWCIAIQTGETWELQIQPATQRQVALPESARAVAVWPVSRSGVEGRRATLWRA
- a CDS encoding lysophospholipid acyltransferase family protein, with the protein product MSKRRLPDSPMRVVPQVPAGSLNGQPDETPKPKAAAGDNPPSPEKHTSLLKASAGVGIALGIATIGSFLLFRLLNRMKVEGLENIPESHENVLYCPNHSSILDNFALGVGLYIPRMLFRPEYIPINLADRKNFFGDPSSRRFKDRVLRVLGEYFFKNLRTFPVDRQGVGGLEQVDQWVEMLRQNIVIVFPEGTRSRTGEIGRGRVGVGKLIYDARPTVIPVRLMGTDEVLGVGKLIPSFFRTVRIIIGKPLDLSDLLDQPLPEDERARIDFYRAISNRVIEAIRALGDGRPLPMDAQPEAPKLPAEAASEDEAGPV